The nucleotide window CGAGGGGCGGTAGTAGAAGAGGAGCAGAAACCCGGTCAGGGCCAGGGCGAGGAGGCAGGTGAAAGCCAGCCCCCCGAGGCAGAAGGTGTAGCCGATGCGCAGGTTGCGCTTCAGGACGACCCGGGGGAAGAGATGTTCGACGAATTCCTGGAACAAGGGGACCTCGTTTCGAATCAGTTGCCTGCTGTCGGTTTGCGTTCTAGGTCAGGACCACCAGCGTGCCCCCCTCGTCCCGGACCTCCAGGCGCTCGAGAGGGCTGGGGGCGGGCCCTTTCAGGACCCGGCCCTGGCGGTCGAAAACGCTGCCGTGGCAGGGGCAGACGATCCGGTCGGGGGTGACGTTCACGGTGCAGCCGAGGTGGGTGCAGACCAGGCTGAGGGCGTAGACCTCCTCCCCGGAGTGGACGATGGCCACCCGCGACTCGCGGTAGACGAGGGCCCCTTCGGCGGGCAGTTCCGCCTTTTTTACCTGGAGCAGCGTTTTTTTGCGCGCCTTCGGCCCGGGGACCAGGAACTTCCAGAGGACCAGGCTGCAGGCCGCTCCGAAGGCTAGTCCCTTGAGGAATCGGCGACGCGATCGATCAGTCTTTTCCATTTCTCCACGTAGGCCCGTGAATAGGCCTCGCCCCTTTCGCGCATTGTCGCAAATCTTTCGGCGGAAAGAAAGCCCCCTCCCTCCACCTGTTGCCCCTTCTGGCTCCAGAAGGAGTCGAGATCGAGCCCGTCACGGCGCAGGCCGTAGATCCGGTCCTCCTCCTTCTCCAGCAGAAAGCGCCGACCGTCCTCGTGACAGCCCTCGCACATCACCGTCCCGCTGCGCACCGTGTGGGGGAAGAAGGCCTTCCAGCGGGCGGCCAGCAGCCGGTTTTCCCCCGCCTCGGGGGCGTCTTCCCGGAGATCGCTCTGAAAGGCGATGAACTGGGGACGGACGGGGCTGACCCGGCCGGCTCCGTTGAGGCCGAGGGGCGGGGCGTCCTGCCTTTTCAGATATGCGCTCCGGACGTATTCGCTCTCCGGGTCCTGGCGCAGGCGAAAATGCCTGCGCGCCTCGGCGTCGCCGAGACGGAGGAAGAATGTTCCGTACTCCTGGGCCGCCCAGGCCGAGTGGCAGGCGTAGCACTCAAGCTTGTCCCGGTGCGCGTCGATACGGTGCTCGATGACCCCGTCGTCGGGGCGGTGGCAGTCGGCGCACCCTTTCGAGGCCTTCTCCCCCGCCGCCAGGCTGGCCATGGAGTGGCATTCTCCGCACTGCAGGCCGATCTCGGCGTGGAGGTCGGGGCGCATCTTGAGGTAGTTCTCGCCCTGGGCCTGGGGCCCGCGCTGATAACGCTGGTGGTCTTCGCGGGGGGCCCGGCCGAAATAGTCCCACCCGACGAAGTACCCCTTGTGACAGGAGAGGCAGGCCTCGCCTGTGGGCCGGGCGATCTCGTGGCCTTTCTCGCCGTGGCAGTCGAGGCAATCGCTGACATGGCAGCCGGAGCAATTGTTATCGAAAAACCCCGGGTCGTGACGGCCGTAGGTCTGGGCCACAAAGCGCCGCTCGACCTCCCGGGTCGCCATCGGCCCGTGAAACATGGCATCGAATCCCTCGTGGCAGGAGACGCAGCCCGGCGCTCCCCCCGCGGCCGAAGAAGGACGGGCGATCTCCCCCCCCGCGCCGTGGCAGGCGGAGCACTCCAGCCCCCGGTGAACGCCCTGGACCGCATCCCGGTGGCAGGCGCCGCAGTCCTCCTGCGCTCCGGCCGCCAGGGGGCTAAGGGCGAGCAGCAGCAGAATGATTAAGGCACGCATCGAGTCGCTCATAGTCCAATGGTTTCTGATAGATGGGGTCTTTGGGGTCGGCGTGGCAGACGAGGCACTGGTTGACCGCCCACACCCGCTTCACCTCGGAGCCGTTCAGGGGCCGGGAACCCTCCCGGGTGATGGCGGAAAAGGCCCGCACCCGGCCCTGGCTCAGGGAGAGGTAGCCGTCGAGGGGCTTCTCATCGGAGCGCTCGCAAAGGAGGGTCGCCTCGATCGTCCCCTCCTCCACCACGTGCTGGCCGAAGCCGAGAAAGGCCGGGTTGCCGTGGCACTCGCCGCAGCCGACCGCCCGGGTCCCGGTGTTGTGGCCGTAGAAGGGGGCGAAGCGCAGCTG belongs to Desulfuromonas sp. and includes:
- the extO gene encoding selenite/tellurite reduction operon b-type cytochrome iron-sulfur cluster-binding subunit ExtO; its protein translation is MRALIILLLLALSPLAAGAQEDCGACHRDAVQGVHRGLECSACHGAGGEIARPSSAAGGAPGCVSCHEGFDAMFHGPMATREVERRFVAQTYGRHDPGFFDNNCSGCHVSDCLDCHGEKGHEIARPTGEACLSCHKGYFVGWDYFGRAPREDHQRYQRGPQAQGENYLKMRPDLHAEIGLQCGECHSMASLAAGEKASKGCADCHRPDDGVIEHRIDAHRDKLECYACHSAWAAQEYGTFFLRLGDAEARRHFRLRQDPESEYVRSAYLKRQDAPPLGLNGAGRVSPVRPQFIAFQSDLREDAPEAGENRLLAARWKAFFPHTVRSGTVMCEGCHEDGRRFLLEKEEDRIYGLRRDGLDLDSFWSQKGQQVEGGGFLSAERFATMRERGEAYSRAYVEKWKRLIDRVADSSRD
- a CDS encoding ubiquinol-cytochrome c reductase iron-sulfur subunit, which produces MEKTDRSRRRFLKGLAFGAACSLVLWKFLVPGPKARKKTLLQVKKAELPAEGALVYRESRVAIVHSGEEVYALSLVCTHLGCTVNVTPDRIVCPCHGSVFDRQGRVLKGPAPSPLERLEVRDEGGTLVVLT